The genomic region CTCTCCTTAATTTACTCTTTTTTTCAATGTATTAGAACGTTTTTTTTGATGTGGTAAAGCATAACATGTCCACCCTGTTATGCTTATTTATAGTGGAAACTGATAATTGATTGTAATTTTGAAAATATGGTTAATAAACATGTTAAAAATCTTCCTCAGTGATCGCTGCGCACTAGCTTGTTGTTCATCACGTAAGTAGCAGTGGCTAACTTTAGAATAAAATGTCCCTCCTGTTATTGTCCACCCTGTTACTGTTTTGCACAGTAACAGGGTGGACATATTGTAACAGAGTGGACATAATACCTAGATAAATATGtgtttaaagcatttatttataattataatcaaTTTATACGGAATTTATTTGTTAAGAGGTCCGTCCAGCTTGAGAAGACAGTGTGGAATTTCCTAGAACAACACATAGGATGCTGATCTGTTCAGTAGTATGTTGGAGTAAGtgcacccttaaaaataaaggtgccaggaagaaccaaacaTGGGCTTAGTGATGCCATAGGAGAACTATTTTTGGTTCCCTCTGTCCACCCTGTTACCTCTgggtttttttatgttaattaaataatttcaacaaaTTTTATGCATATCTTGGTGGTTACTTGTAGAAAATTAAATGGCAcaattaaatgatttaaaatgggGACAAAATTCCaatgaaatttatttttattctaaaaGAAATATGTTGAAATTACCATtgtgccttaaaaaaaaaaactcttttctCAAGATAATGCTTGTTTATGAACACGTTGTTAAAAAATTTGCAGAGTAGAGTGAGGGACATTTTAGCTCTtagaatatataaatattacaataattatgcatttaaaaCACATATTAATTAAGATGAGAATGTCCGGTAACAGGGTGGACATTTGGCCTTTGCATGTGTGAAGAATTTGGTCaaaattattaaacaataaTATCCTGAGCTGGaccaatatatttttattgtagTGTAACAAGCCAATTTTcagataaaattataaaatcatggaaatttaaacattttttaatagaaAGTTACCAAGCTGAAATGGCACCGAATAGTAAGAAtgacccgtgtgtgtgtgtgtgtgtcccccccacacacacacacatggttccgacgcccatgaccAGCGCACAATATCGTTCTGTTTATTAAGCGTGTGTTTGTCTGTCACTATCaaaatcatcagaaataactAAAACGTGGTAATGCATGTCAGACAAGTAACTGGCGGtcattttgtaaagaaaaactaCGCGCGTGCGCACATTCAGACGTGCTCGCCTATAGACTAAACACGTATACACGtcgttatttaaaatgtatatgaagATGATAAACTATTTCAAAACCTGTGTCATGGTTTGTGTTCTCTAATGCCGGCGCTGTTGCTGTGCGGATGAACATATTGAGAGTTAATGTTTTAGTTCAAATGGTGTTGTGTGCGGCCCCAAAGGAACTAACTAATGATTATTTACAATGAAAATGAATCAATCATAAACTTACTTTAGCTGGACAATAACTTTATAATGCCGAAACAATCTCTCTCCCATTAATCTCCTGTTATTACTGTAAGGAAGCTTTAAAACTATCTGTACTGTAGAAAGCGCTGAATAAATGAAACGGACTTGACTTTAAATGCTCGCCGTTatagcaggatggattctgattggctgttcttatcgttcatcagctggaaaagcgctctgaaagtgattccaacgaTATCGTTGATCTGTGCCGTTATCGTTATCGCTGCGGTGTGAACTCTGctattctttaatattgagaGCGATTTTTAAAACTATATCGTTATCTTAATTatcgtccttggtgtgaacaggcatTTATATAACAATTATGTCTCTTTATGCCATCATTTTAATATACCATAGCATGTTTCCCCCCCATATGTGGCGGGAAtttgatcaatcaatcaactttctTTATATCACACTTTCccagcgccgattgtgtcagagcagcttcagtgtcaaacaggacaatactgcagcagaattagatttggctgtacagtcgttctggagaaaacagtgatgttatcagcttattttaatttatcagagagagacaatgtttaTAACTGTAGTGTcctcaactgagcaagccaagccaggcgaccaaaggaaccaaaactgAAGTTATTTGAGGAGCAGATGAATGCACatgtcgccctctggcggtcaTTCAGTGACATCAGCTGATGATCAGAACACGCGTGtggcagacacacacacacacacacacactctctctctctctctctctctctctctctctctctctctctctctctctctctctctctctcctcctcagTGTATGTAGAtgaagagtgtgtgtatgtgtgtgtgtgtgtagcctctGCTGCGGATGGTGATGATGGGCGCGGGTCCGTCTCGCAGGACGCCGGGGAtggaggaggatgaggagggTGAGGAAGGACCGCTGTCGAGCTCATCTTCATCAGTTTGGGAACTATCAGAAAATAGCAAAAGGGTGCCGCGCCAGGTGAAGGTGTATATGCGGTGCGGAGGCTGTTCGTCAGGCTTTAGTTCTCGTCAGAAGTTTAtagctgatgaagagagggatgagtgtgtgtgtctgtgttagATAGCAGTTTAAGTCCACCTTTAAAACACGTCTCAGGAGTTTTCTCTCGTTCCAGATATGTTTCCGGTAGACTGTGTTGCTCTGATTTAGTGGAGCCCATTTCAGCCTCGGGTTCTTTCACTGTTGTGATGCTTTCTGCTGCACGTCCTTTTCTTActgtatagcctatatatatttttcatgtgttttaaatatgttttcttCATGTTGCAGATCCCTAAACAGGTGATTATACACAACGCTGTCTAATTCTAAACTTGTATGTCGTCAATTTTAAATTAAACTGAAGGAAATTATTACACGCATAAGAATTATTTCAATCAAAAATGAAGCGAGACTAGTAACTGCGCATGCGTACACTACTCGAGTGAGTAAAACAATAAACCATGAGCATAAGACTGTAGATCAGTGTTTAATTACAGCTTCAGATGATGATATGGGCAGTTCTATTGTGCCCTATGAAATCTGTTTATGTTTTTTCAATATCCATAAAAAAGGTCCAGATTCCTTTTccttctttttaatttttttttcaggatggTTATGTTGAATGTTATTAATCaatgtataaataatttatatccTTAAACTTGTTTAATTGAATAATGATTTATCACAggtttaacaaaaatatatatgtatttgttatatgtattttattattttctggTAATCAAATGAAGGCGTAAAACATTTATCTTTTTTTCAGATAAAAATTAAACCCTTTAATTTTTGTACATTCAAAGTGCTACACAATAGAGAGTTAATGCTAAAATGCTAATATTAAGACATATATTATAGTGTTTGAGAGTATAATAACCAAACCTTGATGACCCTTTTTATGATGATAGTTTCTCTCAAATTAAACGGTGCAAGGCTCGTAAAGTGTATGTAAGAGAAAAATGTAAGAGAGCACAAAATACAACTAATAAAACCCAGGAACACATCACATACAGGGCATCCGGAAACTATTCACTGCGCTCCACTCttcccacattttgttatgtcaCAGCTTTATTCCAAAAtagattaaattcattattttcctaGAGATTCGTGAGAGAAGTTTGATATCTTTgctaatttataaataaacaaaaatgtcaTGTCCACAAGTACTCACAGCCTTCGCTCTGGGCTTTGTTGAAGCTCCTTTGGCACCGATCACAGCCGCAAGTCTTTTTGAGTTTGATGCCCAAGCTTGGCACACGCTTTCTGGGCAGTTTCTCCCGTTCTTCAGTGCCGGACCTCTCCATCTCCATCAGGTATGGGGAGCGTCGGTGctcagccattttcagatctccagagatgttcaatcgggCTCCGGCTGGGCCATTTAAGGccattccccgagacattagcCGCTCCTGCGTAATCTTGGCTGTGTGTTTATGATCATTGTCCTGTCTGGAGATGAACCTTCGCCCccgtctgaggtccagagcgctctggagaagggtttcatcaaggatgtctctgtgcATTGCTGTATTCCTCTTTCcctcgatcctgactagtctcccagttcctgctgctgaaaaacagccccacagcacgatgctgccaccaccatgcttcactgtagggatgggaTTGCCCTTCTCCGCTGATCGCTCAGTTTGGCCGTGCGGCGGCTAAGATTCCTGGTGGCTCCATTTCTTGAAAATCCTCTTTCCAAATGTGAGTGCCATGTGCGTCAGACGTAGACTGAGTAaccccagcctgatctgccagagATTTGATTTCGTCTTATGTCTGGAAACCAGTAcgttcatttctactgcttctgttacacttttgctggaaccaatcacagactggcttatatACATGCCGCGCTACTGGCAGGTTTAACACGATGGCGGATAGCGAAGCGATGGgttgttgcccgttgatcacgcctcttgtgctctgattggttgaaggactatccaattgcgtagattcatttgaactatgcccgttgatcacgcctcttgtgcaggaggaaatacagagcagactccccagaccagtgTTTAATCTTAAAAGACGTTAATCCAATGGAGCCATAAGCCagaaagagtgagagagagtctcaggctaaatacacacacacacacacacacacacacacacacacacacacacacacacacacacacactacactgTTCTTACAAACATTGACATCCCTAAAAGGAGGTTTTGTTAAGTTTAGCTCACTTCTTTGTCACTAAAATATGGTTATGCAGGTGCAAgcacagatgtgtgtgtgtgtgtgtgtgtgtgtgttttatcctGAGCATATCTATGTTTCAGCACATCAACTATTCAcacagattgtgtgtgtgtgttttctcttTTAGTTTCCTTTGACCACTTTCAGATTCTCAGAGCCATTGGGAAGGGAAGCTTTGGAAAGGTGAGAGCAAACACTCatccaaatacacacacacacacacacacacacacacaaacacacacacacactgtcactgacacacacacacacgtctggttcactatctttgtggggactctccataggcgtaatggtttttataccgttctgcatttttactttctcataaaaactcctcctgtgtgatttataagcctttagAAAAGTgaggaccgctggctggtccggtaatctcaggttttactatccttatggggacatttggtccccacaatgtaatataaacaaggacactcacacactcacatgtccacactgtctcacacacacactgtcactcactcacacacacacttttatatGATGCTCTGCGTGTTGTGAGAGTGTTTCTGCCTGCAGTGTCCAGTATTGAGTGTTTTGTTCTCCTCCTTCTCTCAGTGCTGTGTGATGGACGTGAGCTGCAGGCTGTGCTGCATTAACTCTGATATGAtgagcgcgcgcgcgcacacacacacacacacacacacacacacacacacacacacaggctgtgTTGCATTAACTCTGATGTCTTTCTCTGTGTACAGCTCAAGGCTGCTGGATTGGGGATATTTTTAGTGGCAGTGTCAGGAAACATTACTGGAGCTCACGTCTCTCACACACGCGGTTCGTTTAGCAGGGACTGACCGGAGTGGTGTGTGTCAGGATGTTAGACGCTGGGAAGAATGTTAAGCAAACAGCTGAGGATGACCAACACAATGTttctaaatatcttaaactcAATCACGATTAGAACAACtcgagggagagtaaatgatttttgggtgaactatccctttaagatataTCATTAATTAATCAAGAATTAGCACTACAGTGTTTATTAACTCTCGGTAATTAAAAGTTAAATCAACAAAACCCaaacaaatgttttacagtgcagcattaacaaagataaataaatgctttataagtgcagttcatcattagttcacattaactaatgttcactaatgaaccttattgtaaagtgttaccaatggAACTGAAGTGTGTGTTACGAACGGCTGCGATCCTAATGCAGCTTTATCGGGACAATGTGGAATCATAATCCGTGTCAAACGCACAGACAAACAATCCAGATGAGCCACAGGGCAGAAAACAGGCAACAAGTGTATTCAAGAACCCAAAACACAGGAAACCAAGAGGAAATGTGTAACAACATCCAAGACTTCGCTACGAGTGTGTGAAAGCACAGGGTTAATACGGTAGAGCTTACAGTTTTTCCAATTACTAACACAATTTTGCAAACTAGGCTGGTTTAATCAAAATACTTAACAGAAATACTTCACAGAACCACACACCCAAACTGCACAGTTCCTCATATATCTTGCAAAATGAAGCACTGTAATCAAAACTACATATAACAAAATCAAACTTTTGCATGAAGTTGGCACACACTTCATTCATATTACGATTCTTTTGTGTAACCAACTACACACTACACACTGCTCATAATGAAAAGCCCTCTCACCTTTAGTACGCGTTGCCATTATAGTAAAAATATGTTGTTCAAATTGTAGAAAATTCTTCATATTGTTCCCAATCCAGTCATGCTGTGATTGGCCAGGCGGCTCATGTGTTGGCCAATCAGCTCATGCTGTGTCATTCTGAatggcagtgttttgaaatagcAAACATGTGACTTTATGTCCGATTGTTGTGTCTAATGCCGAGAACCGAGTTCAGGGCATTTAAAAAGTGCCATTTTGAATTGCAAAATGTGTGTAAAGCTAAAAATGTGTTTAGACTTTCAGAGATTTGAGTAGAggttttgctgtgtgtgtgtttcaggttaAATAAGTGTGCTGTGCATGTAGGTTAGTGTGTTGGATAATGACACACAGCTGTAAGTAATCACACATAATGAGTCCAGGCAAAGGGTTATGGGGATTGAAGTTCATGCTGGGAGAGTAAGATAGTCTGGAGGAGCGCCCTCTGGTGGAGATTAGGACacaacagccaatcaaaatacaggaaactacatgtggccatctgaccaatctaaggccattgtgtttttcggagggaggggcttcaggaagcaggaagcaaacgagccgctcaaagcacagacagcggtgtggaataaagggaggatagaagaaaaatacagcgcttaaaaaagaagaagtattaagacatgatATACTGcaccataaacacactgcaaaaaatgctcttcttcctcagtatttttgtcttgtttcgagtccaaacatctaaacattcttaaaacaagaagtatttactagacaagcaaaagtaattgtcttgttttgggaaaataactcaaaatgaagagagtttttgcttaaaataagataaataatctgccaatggggtgagaaaaataatcttaattcaaacagaaaacaagattatttttctcaccccattggcagattatttatcttattttaagcaaaaactctcttcattttgagttatttttcccaaaacaagacttgtctagtaaatacttcttgttttaagaatctttagatgtttggactagaaacaagacaaaaatactgagtcagaagagcattttttgccgtGCACACCCAAGCCTAACACCACCCCTGTAATGTGCCGTCCGTCCCTGTCGAAGCAGGTGTGTATCGTGCAGAAGAGAGACTCCAGGAAGATGTACGCCATGAAGTACGTGAACAAGCAGCAGTGCATCGAGCGAGATGAAGCCAGAAACGTGCTCCGCGAGCTGCAGGTGATGCGCCGGCTCCAGCACCCGTTCCTGGTTAACCTCTGGTGGGTCTCATTCCTCTGAGCTGAggcttccacacacacacacacacatctctgtGTTCACACACTTCTCTACAGGCACTTCCCCGTCAAATTCTGGATAGAATTTAGTTTTTTCTATTTAGTTAAATTTCTGAGGAAAGCCAAAGATAATGTGATGAAAGTGAACGTATGAAATGTCTCAGGTGTGTATTGCCGGAGTAATCAGTTCTGTAGAGGAGGCTCAGAATGAGAGTTTCCCCCTGAGATCTGGAGCCGGATTACAGCGGTGTGAAGATGACTTTAGAAAGACGGCagcttcattattttattctcacACAGAGATTGGCAGATCTATTAGTGAAATCTGTTGACTTTATCAATCTGAGTGTCATTATATGCCAACGCTGAGCGCTCAAACATGGGGGATAAGCTCTTCTCGTGGTGTTTTCCCCAAGTTTGCATGCCTGTAACTCTAAAagtattaaagatatcttaataTCCTTCTGGATTCTGGTTCTTAACGAACATTTCTCATGCCAATCTCTGTgtgagaataaaataatgaagctGCCATCTTTATAAAGaatcttattattatcattttttatatGAACTAAAATCACgctttaaaaaatgctgggttaaaacgactcaagttgggttgaaaatggacaaaaacagaaattggtttgtttgaaccCACAGTGAatgacccattcaaacaacccaatttctgggtttgcccattttcaacccatcttgagtgttttttaacccagcagtctTTAGTGAGAGCCGCTCCCGGGGCCTGACGGACTCTCTCCGGCCGCAGGTTTTCCTTCCAGGATGAGGAGGACCTGTTTATGGTGGTGGACCTGCTGCTGGGCGGCGACTTGCGGTTTCATCTGCAGCAGAAGGTTCAGTTTAAAGAGGAAACGGTCAAGCTGTACATCTGCGAGCTAGCGTTAGCGCTCTGCTATCTGCAGCGCGAGCACATCATCCACCGGtgagcatacacacacacacacacatcagactaGCTCAAACACACATCATCCACCGGtgagcatacacacacacacacacacacacacacacacacacacacacacacatcagactaGCTCAAACACACATCATCCACCGGTGagcatccacacacacacacacacccggccatccacgtgatgtagaagaacacgtgattcctcagaccaggccaccttcttccattgctccgtggtccagttctgatgctcacgtgccactgttggtgctttcggcggggtcaggggtcagaggtcaccctgactggtccatacgcctcaaactgagctgctctgtgtattctgacagctttctatcagaaccagcattaacttctggagcagtttgagctccagtagctcgtctgtttgatcggacccctcGGGCAGGTCTGGTCTACAACACAACCACAGAATACTtctaataaagttttttttaaaaaatcgttaaaaaaagtttgattaACTAATGTTTTATCACATGATATGTATAAAACCACTActcacttgtgtgtgtgtgtgtgtgcgtgcgtgcgtgcgtgcgtgcgtgtgtgtgtgtgtgtgtgtgtgcgtgcgtgcgtgcgtgcgtgtgtgtgtgtgtgtgtgcgtgtgtgtgtggttccctcTAGTGATATAAAGCCAGACAACATTCTCTTGGATGAACATGGTGAGTTACTCAGTTTACGTCAGTCGATGCTGACACTCAGATAATGAGCCGTTTGGTGTAACTGCATAGTgagcagctgtgtgtgtgtcgtagGTCACGTCCACATCACGGACTTTAATGTGGCCACAGTCCTGAAGGGCTCAGAAAAAGCCTCGTCTCTGGCAGGAACCAAACCCTACATGGGTGAGTTTGACAGCAGAAACCAGATCTGGACAGTCCCTCAGCTCATCtcctcgagtcctgtactgaagttcactgtttgagtctctgtgctttactggagtattattttttctgtaatcttctgactttaacttcactccatctgaaagacaaatatcgtcctctttactccactacatttctatcaaggtcctcgaagtggaaagtcgtttctgtcgcagctttgaaagtcagtgatgatttttttcttctttacattttttatagttttttttccgCAGACAGCCTATCCTCTCAGAAAACTGAAGCACACTTTCTAATTACGGCCATGAGCGCACACACACTGTGCCGAGGAGCCTCATCAAtataaactgatcagtgttcaaattTTTGGGGAAATTTCATATgaccctacaagagtgattactgataagagaagagtaaagtgtgagaatatcagatgtgtatcagtgtattggatccgtgcattcggccttaaagtgacagcagctttgtaacttttctacaagtatttaaatgagtttaagttagtcgtct from Pseudorasbora parva isolate DD20220531a chromosome 11, ASM2467924v1, whole genome shotgun sequence harbors:
- the LOC137093317 gene encoding serine/threonine-protein kinase 32B-like isoform X3, yielding MVMMGAGPSRRTPGMEEDEEVSFDHFQILRAIGKGSFGKVCIVQKRDSRKMYAMKYVNKQQCIERDEARNVLRELQVMRRLQHPFLVNLWFSFQDEEDLFMVVDLLLGGDLRFHLQQKVQFKEETVKLYICELALALCYLQREHIIHRDIKPDNILLDEHGHVHITDFNVATVLKGSEKASSLAGTKPYMAPEVFAGPGYDYAVDWWSLGITAYELLRGSLLTKDPENRPSRLSEIRSDPYLADVNWDAVLEKSVPPGFVPNKGRLNCDPTFELEEMILESKPLHKKKKRLAKSRNKHSKPLPTHMQTSLDTLTEDFMVFNREKMKRSESPAGHFPTAGWTEEHD
- the LOC137093317 gene encoding serine/threonine-protein kinase 32B-like isoform X2 produces the protein MVMMGAGPSRRTPGMEEDEEVSFDHFQILRAIGKGSFGKVCIVQKRDSRKMYAMKYVNKQQCIERDEARNVLRELQVMRRLQHPFLVNLWFSFQDEEDLFMVVDLLLGGDLRFHLQQKVQFKEETVKLYICELALALCYLQREHIIHRDIKPDNILLDEHGHVHITDFNVATVLKGSEKASSLAGTKPYMAPEVFAGPGYDYAVDWWSLGITAYELLRGSRPYEIRSGTTAAEAISTIHTQHVSFSSAWSDGIVALIRRLLTKDPENRPSRLSEIRSDPYLADVNWDAVLEKSVPPGFVPNKGRLNCDPTFELEEMILESKPLHKKKKRLAKSRNKHSKPLPTHMQTSLDTLTEDFMVFNREK